The following are encoded together in the Panicum virgatum strain AP13 chromosome 6K, P.virgatum_v5, whole genome shotgun sequence genome:
- the LOC120713305 gene encoding uncharacterized protein K02A2.6-like: protein MGIDMFTKWPEVIGVIKINKGSVLKFIKDLVVRFGFPSQIITDNGIQFTSDLFGDCYEDMGIKLFFASIAHPRSNGQAERANAEVFKWLKTRTYNKLKKHGKGCIDELPVVVWANRTTPSRATGETPFFLVYGAEAVLLAEVTLGSSRVRVYKEEDQDHLR from the coding sequence ATGGGGATCGACAtgttcacaaagtggccggaggtaATCGGGGTCATCAAGATCAACAAAGGTTCAGTGCTCAAGTTCATCAAAGATCTGGTGGTCCGGTTCGGGTTTCCTAGTCAGATCATCACCGATAATGGAATCCAGTTCACGAGCGATCTCTTCGGGGATTGCTACGAGGACATGGGCATCAAACTTTTCTTTGCCTCCATAGCGCATCCGCGCAGCAATGGGCAAGCTGAGAGAGCCAATGCAGAAGTCTTCAAGTGGTTGAAGACCAGAACCTACAACAAGCTCAAAAAGCATGGCAAAGGCTGCATAGATGAGCTCCCAGTGGTGGTTTGGGCAAACCGAACCACCCCGAGCCGTGCAACAGGCGAGACaccattcttcctcgtctatggagCCGAAGCCGTGCTCCTGGCTGAAGTGACACTAGGAAGCTCGCGGGTCCGGGTGTACAAGGAGGAGGATCAAGACCATTTGCGGTAG